Below is a genomic region from Raphanus sativus cultivar WK10039 chromosome 4, ASM80110v3, whole genome shotgun sequence.
CGGCGGGTAAGTTTATAACTTAGTAGTAGTCCaatcacatttatatttatttattaggcTTTAGTATATAGTACTTCTTATACTAGAAATTTGGGTTTATTGATCACATTCACACGTGTTATTATGAAAGCTAACCCTATGGGTAATGTTTATTGATTTCTGCTTATCGCAGAATTATCAGAAAAATGAACCATCCGTTGCATAAATTGTTTATTTGTGGTATCAAACGGTATCATGATTCTTAGAAATTCTTTTTGGTGTAAGTGAAGAATTCTTGGAAAATTAGTTACATATGCTTACTTGTGTGTTAAATATAAATTCGTTGATTTTCGTTGTAATATGTTGGTTAACTCTTGATCGATTTTTCAGATTAGTGGGCTGtaaaatataagatttatcACTCAGAAAAATAGCCGTATCTCATTCCTTGTCCATTAGCCCTGCGTCATGCAACATTCCAGTGTCGGCCCTGATCTGTAGTGGGCTGGGAGGAGAATTAAAACATTTTTGGGCCGGTCTatgttagtttaataaaaatatataaagaataaaaactGAAAGGAACTGAACCGGTCATCTTTAAATGATAAAGAACGTAAGAAACTATGTTGGGTTTCTATACACGAAATGCCATTTGGGAAATGGGAGAAGGTTGAAATTATTAAAGAAGACACACATTTATATGTATGTGTTTGCACTAACTCATGCATTGCGTCCACATGAGTAAGTTAAGAAAACGAGCAAAGAGAAACTGGTTTATGGGTCTGATACCTTTGACTTCCAGAACTAGTGAAGCGTATAGAATTTGGTGATACAAGGCCATCAACGGTGGTAAAAAACTCTATTGAATTTCTTGTCGATAATGTTTAAAACTATAAGCAAATGAAAATGGACAAATGGAAATATAAGTTtggattattttaaaaactatcatcatctctttcttttattttttactaccttcatttcattttaattattgttgtagattattttgtttcaaaataaatatcattttaaaaatttaatacaaaatttattaattttataggttatatgatttttttttattttccaatcTTTTTTCTATTACCTGAAAAGTGGTTAGTTGTATAAGtcatgatatttttatttagaaaataaataaaattaaatatatttttatctgtaTACACAAATTTAgaacgaaaataaaaataaaacatatttttttatattttgaaaaactctCGTAGAAATTTAATCAATACAAATATCCTTAAAGGCTGgaaatattcataaatatttaatggCTGGAACCTAGAAGCATGCTCCCTTCGCTTCCAACCAAGGCCGGCACTGAACATGCTTGCATGCAATTTTATACTTATGTTTATACATGTAAACTGTATGTTAAGCTACAAAATCCGGTCACCGGTCTAGTGGTTTAATTGAATTACAAATATAGGTATCTAGCGGCCAAGAGCGAAGCGGATCATTATGCGAGAGAGGTAAAACGAGAACAAGAAGAGATCAAGACCATTCCTGAGACTGGTTAGATCATTTTCCAACTAAATTCAAACCGTCCATCCAaggaaattattataaatgtaagTTGTGTAACGCAATTTACGATATGTGGATTTAacagaagcagcagaggtgGCAGAGATGTTGGAACACTATGGAGTAGAGCCACATGAATATTCACCTGTTGTTAATGCTCTTCGTAAAAATCCTCAAGCATGGGTTGATTTTATGATGAGGTTGGTttcaataacttttttttttttttttttttttgctaaaatggtTTCAATAACTTAATCACACGTTTTAATAACAATAGTAACTTTATTTGTATTGGATTTTGATAACACTTTTAGTTTTCTGCAAAAGCTGGGCTTATAAGTTATACTTTTCAGGTGTTGGCAAGATTATACATGGTTCGATACTTCGATTCAATTccagtctttttaaaaaaaaaaaaaagaagaaatgcatttataaaaagtttatattttaattaaatcttGGTGGATTTGGACCATTTGGTTTTCATCAAAACagcttttaattttcaaaattaacttCTAATTATGTTCGATCTCTGTATGAACTCAGCCGGTTCGGTTTTATTGAATTGGTTAATCAACTTTAACAATATTTAGCTATCATCAATGTAAATTGTCATTGGCGAACCTACCTGGAGTAGGAAGGGTGCAACTGCCCCCCAAAAAAATACAAGTTTATTTAAATGCACCagaatttatatgtatattttagcTTTGTTGGTAAAAAACTACTATTTGCACCCGCTGAAACAAAGATCAAATAACCCTTTGTTCATTTTCAATGTTTTTGCCCCCACTCATTATATTTGTTAGGTTCGCCACTGTAAATTGTAACCTCGTTTATCAAACTTTAAAGTTATAACTGATTGTTTCACACAGGTTTGAGCTGGGATTAGAGAAGCCTGAGCCAAAAAGAGCATTACAAAGTGCGTTCACGATTGCAATCGCTTACGTTCTTGGTGGTTTCATACCTCTATTTCCCTATATCTTCATACCGCAAGCAATGGATGCGGTAGTGGCGTCTGTGGTTATAACTCTGCTGGCTCTCTTCATATTCGGCTATGGAAAAAGGCATTTCACCGGTAGCAGACCATTTAAAAGTGCGTTTGAAACGGCTTTTATAGGAGCGGTAGCCTCAGGGGCTGCTTTTTGTTTGGCTAAAGTGGTGCAACTTTGATAAAACTAATGTTGcgttttaatgttttaaattgGAGTTATATTGCATGCAATGTGACGGTAAAAGTACAACTTATTGTGACATAATGCAAACTTAAGGAAGCAAATATTTGGTTGTTCATTGTTCAGAAGTTGTCATACTCATATATCTTTTATTCCACATCTCTAGATTCTTACTTCGGAATTAATAGCAATTTTACATACACAGTACTTTGTCCTTAGCTCGTCATTGTATTACAAGGAAACAAGAGCCTGAACtgaatgtatttatatttttccatAGACTCGGCGTCCCTACATACTGTGAGAAGCTACACCGCTTAATC
It encodes:
- the LOC108853425 gene encoding vacuolar iron transporter 1-like, which encodes MSPGGDKITRITIEPEKQSLLDHHTEKHFTAGEIVRDIIIGVSDGLTVPFALAAGLSGANASSSIILTAGIAEVAAGAISMGLGGYLAAKSEADHYAREVKREQEEIKTIPETEAAEVAEMLEHYGVEPHEYSPVVNALRKNPQAWVDFMMRFELGLEKPEPKRALQSAFTIAIAYVLGGFIPLFPYIFIPQAMDAVVASVVITLLALFIFGYGKRHFTGSRPFKSAFETAFIGAVASGAAFCLAKVVQL